Genomic window (Athene noctua chromosome 20, bAthNoc1.hap1.1, whole genome shotgun sequence):
TGAGATGCACCCTTTTCAAAGGATTTCCTCAAATTATAATGCTCAGTGCCTCAGGCACTCGTGTGGATTCAGTCCATCAAATATTTAGTCGAATTTAGGTAACGGAACATCAAACAACTCTTCCCGCTATGGGAAAACATGTCACGTCGCAGACCTAGAAATCGGGATTTGTCACCTTGGCGTGCTGCTTGCAGAGCCAAACAATTCACGCCTACTCCTCCGGCACAACAAAATAACCTGCTCTTTCAGCATGACTGTGTCTTTATCACATCCAGGTGCATTTCACCAAGCCATACAGAGATTAATTCTCAATTTAAGGCTTACAAAGATCTAAGTGAGATCCCAAGCGGTGAGAAAACTGGGCATTCGCTCTGAAGACACTTGGAGCAACTGACATCTCACAGATCGTCAGAGGTGTAGGTGCACATCCAGAACGAGCAGACAGGTGGTATAATCTTATCAAGGGGGGTTAAGTTGTTGCTGATCTCTTTCTGCCTAATAGAGACCTAATTCTTGAGCCTCTATCAATAGATCACTAATGCAAGGAACTAATGACGCCAGCACCACACCGCCCGCTGTACCGTGTCACAAGCCAGGCAGTGACCACAGGGAGCTCAACACAGCCAACACCCACCAGACACAGCGAGAGGGGCTGGAGAGGGGGCAAGTCCACAGCTTGTTTGAACCATGTGACTCACCTCAAATTTTCTAAatacctgaaatattttactttccatTATCATACCTCCAAGAAGCAACTGTGGGAGAGGCCCTGTAGTTATCACAGGTCATATCCCACCCTCATCTACTTACTTGGTGGAAGAGCACCCAATGCCCCAGGGCAAGCCTCTGGCTCTCAAAAGGACCAGAAAAACACTGCCCATCTTCCCACCCAGTGCCTCATGGAAAGACAAGCCAAAAGTAGTACCGAGCAACTTTCAGCCTGGCTGTTGGGCGCAGAGGTGCCCCAGGCAGTTACCTTCTTGCGGCGGGAGCCCGTCTTGCTCATGCAGGACCTCTCCAGGGACAGGTACCCGCCAATCACTTCAATCTCGTTCACCGTGGGGTAGCGCTTTTTATGGGACACCCCCGCTTGAGGCCCATCAGCCTTCTCCACGGCTTTGCCTTTTCccttgctctcctcctcctcctcctcttcctcctgctgcggTCTTCCGCTGGCATCAGTGAGAGTCTGCAGCCCCGAGGCAACGGGCTTCCTTTTGGGCACGACAGTAAAGGTGCTGCCTCCCCGCTGGTGGGGGGCAGAGTGTGGTCTGTACAGGGGCACGGAGGAAAACTCCATCTCCAGCTCAGGGCCAGCTCCTCCAGGCTGATCCACCAAGCTCCGTGTCCTCGCAGCCGAGCTGGCCCTAGGAGAAACCTCCCCACTGTCCGGCTCCACAATGTCATCGATATAAGTCACAGGTACCAACGGATCCAGAGGCGCCGGTGGGGAAGCGACAGGCTCTTCCTGCTCCGGGGCGGAAGCCCTCGGGGGCTCCTTCGGTGCCTTCTCCTCCAAGGACGGTGGCGGCCCTGGCCTGGCGCTCTGGGccgggggcagagcagggctgccctcccGGCGGGGCACGAAGAGGAAGGAATTGCGTGAATTCAGGCGCAGCTTGGCCAAGGCCTGGGCCTGCAGGTCGTGGGCTGGGATGGCAGCCAGGTCGGGCTTGGGGGCCGGGTGGATTTCGAAGGAGCCCCCGGCCCTGGGGGCAGAGGCGGAGAGCGGCTGGGTAGGGCCGGTGGCACTGGGGGCCAGACTGGCACTGGGTGGGGGCGACACGGCCGCTTCGGCCTCCTCCGGCTTTGGCCTCCTGGCGTTGGCTCTGGCGTGGGGAGCGCTGGCGGATGGCACTGGCGGCCCCTTGGGCAGCGTGGGGCGGCCGGCAGGGACGGTGCCGGCCTCGGGGATGCGGCTGCCGGGGGGCAGGCCCCGGGGGGTGACGGTGAAGGAGTTGGAGCCGATCTTGTGGAGGAAGCAGTTGGCCTGGGGGGCCGCTGCGGCCTTGGGGGCGGCTGGGACCgcctggggggctgcggccccgggggaggccggggctgcctGGGGGGCCGCGGGCTGCGGGGTGACGGCCCGGGGGGGAGCTGGGGCCGGCTGGGGGGCCGCGGGCTGCGGGGGAGCAGCCGGCTGCGAGACAGCAGGCTGGGGGGTAGCCGGCGCCGCCGGGGGGGCGGCAGCCCGGGGGGGAGCCGGCAGCGGCTGGGGGGCGGCCGGCACCGCCTGCGGAGAGCCCGCCCTCGCCTTCGGGGCCGAGACCCGCGGGGAGCCGGGTCCCCTCTGGAGGGGCGCCGCGGCTCGGGGGGAGCCCGGTCCCACCTGCGgaggcgcggccgccccgccTGGCAcggcgccgggcccgggcccggtcAGCACCTCCCCGCCGCGGCgtcggcggccccgcggccgctgtCCGAACTTCTCCAGGAGGCGGCTGACGGTGCCCGGCTCGGCCGCCTCGGGCGGCTCGGCCGCCTCGTAGATGACGACCTGGTCAGCGCGGATCTCGGCGAGCGCGGCGCCCCGGCGGGCCAGCAGCTCCCGCAGCGGGTCGGGGCGGCGCGGCGGTGAGGAGCCGGCGGCCGGGTCCCGGCGGCGGCCGGGCAGCGCGTCCCCCTCGGCGAAGCAGGCGGCGGCGTCGGGCTGGGACTCGATGATGAGGATGTTGTCGGCGCGGATGGTGCGGATGCCGGGCACGGCGCTGtacagctccagcagctgctgcagcggccgcgccccgccggggccgtgcccgggcagcccctgccgcagccgccgccgctcgcTCTCCAGCCGCATGAAGGGGTTCTCGCGGAGCGGGCCCAGGCTCTCCGCCACCACCAGCCGCTCCCCCGCCGGGGGCTCCGGCtcgccgccgccgcagccgcccgccccggccaGCTTGGCCCGCTTCCGCTCCAGGATCTCCCGCTTCCAGGCGGGCtgcgcccgcggcccggccccgagcggcggcTCCGCGCTGCTCATGGCGGCGGCACCGGGAGCACTGCGCGgccgacccgccgccgccgccgcatcCACCCGCCGCACCTGAgcaggccccgccgccggccgcggcaccgcccccgggccgccctccgcggggcggcgggagcggggcgggccgggcgcCATGACAGGGCCGGCGGCCGAgggcggcccgcggcgggggggcggtcGCCGGCGGCTCGCTGAGGCCGtggcccgctccgcgccccgtCCGGCGCCGGGGCCGGTGTCGGGGAGATCCGCCCCTGCGGGGCCGTGGCAGGCGCTGCCCGGCCGGGagagccccgcggcggccccgggaaGCGGCTGGGCTTTGGCCCGGGCGGTGTTACCGGACACGGCCTCGGGGCACGGCCGGCCCTGCCCCCCGGCGGTGCCCTCACCGCCCCCCCCAGGCCTTGGGGACAGGCCCCGCGGGGTCTTCAGCCTGCCAGGAGCCACCGCGACCCGCATCACCCAAAAACCCCTGATCTGCGCTTTCCCCCCATCCTGGACGGGCCCGTGTGGCACCAGCCGAGGAGGGGAGCGACAATCGCTTCTTGGGGTCCCCCAACATGAGCTCGGCCGTGGTCTGGGGAAGAGCCGGTGTCTGGGCATGAGCAGCCACGGCGGGCAGGGAACAAGCCAGTGGCACCGAGCAACGTCTTGTCGGGGCTGTCAGAGAATTATTTCAAGGAGAGACAAGTGGGGGCTTCCACGGCACACAGCAGCGGAGTGGGAAAGCATTTTTCCCACCAGCCTCGCTCTTGGGCAACGGCTGCTTGTTGGGCACAGAGCACGGGGAGAAGTGGCTTCTTCCCAGGCAGTGCCTGTTACCAACCGCCAGCAGGTTTCTTGGGGAAGTCTGTGCAATCAGGAAACCATCACACGACAGCTCAGGACTTTCCACGCCTCTGATAACCCTGAAATTCTCAGCCCGAGAGGTGCAGGGGACGTGGAACGCTGTGACGTAAATAACCTTTGGCCAGAACTTGCTGAGGTCCAGCCTGCCCGAGGGCTGCAGAGCCGCACCCCGCCGTGCCAGGCTGCTTCGACGTCGGGGATTTCACCTGCTTCAGCCGGGCTGCTGAAAACACAGGTGTGGGTTTACGGGAAGGAGCACCGGGCTGCTGAAAACACAGGTGTGTGTTTACGGGAAGGAGCACCGTATCCTGCTGACAAGGGTCTTACCTTTGCACTCCCAAGCCAGGACAGAGCAATTGCACCTTCTTCAAATGATACCTGTAAATGATACTatcaaaaatactattttgttgCCAAAGTTGCCTTTGTGCCATGAACTGTGTGCTGTGTGCCCCGAGGAGCTGCTCTGCCGAGGGCCAGCAAACCAGGGCTAAATGGAAGGAGGCAGGTCTCTGCAATTCAGCTTAAATAACACAAGGGTGATTTAAGGTTTACACATGACCCAGTGTACTCGGCTGAAGCACAGGTCCGTGATGCACCATCCCGTGTCCTGGCCCTTGCCAGGCCTCGCAGCGGGTGCCCGGGGTTGAGGATAAAGACCCAACATTTCCCCGCCTCTGGTGACTCATGGCTCAGGCACGTACAGAGCCAACAATGTGCCTTTGTATTCCAGAGATCTCAATGGATTTCACTTTCGTGGTCTTGTCTGGTTGGCTTTTGAGCCCGTGTAAAGCCCATAAATCCTGAAATAATGAATCCCACAGTTTATCTGCACCTGGTGCAAAGAAAACGCCTCCCTTTGTGGGGATTGAACCTGACATCTGCTAGTTTCACtgcatgcctgcctgcctttataacaaaaaaataaatccaaccaTTATTCATTTCCTCCCCTGCCAGTCAAGATTTGGGAGCCTTCTATCATTTCTGTCAACTGTTTCTTTCCTAGGCTGAGTCAGTGAAACAGCGTTAAAGACTGGACAGTGAAACTTGGCTGGCAAGCGAACATTTTGGAGCTAATCCCTTGCGTCACTGTATTTACACCCATGGTTAACACGGGAGTAGAGCCCAAGTTGCTAAGAGGCTCCTGGGAATCCTGTTCAGCGCTCATATTTTGGCACAAAAACAAATGCTCAATTACAAAACCCTGGTGTGATGATGGCAGGGGACAGGACCTGGAGGGGGTGATGGCAAGCACCAGGCCACAGCTGATGTGGGATGTGCCACATAGCACAGGTCCGCACCAGCTGTGGCACCGACCGCTTGCAAGGGAGGTGGGGGCTGGCAACGGTAGGATCTGCTGGGATGACCCCAAGATCAGCCAGGTGACAAGGGAACAGTGAAAGGGTTGGGCCCAGCAGTACTCAGAGACATATGATTTCACCTTGAACCCCCGTGAGACATCTCAGTGCCTCACCTTTTTACAGGGCAGAGCAAAACTCCActtgcacagctcctgctctgggTTTGTGTCCATCACCATGTGTAACAAAGCacaaagggagaggaaagaaagcgATGGGTAGAAATAAGCCATTGTAACTGGGTTTCTGCAGCAAATTTGACTTTGCACCTTATGATGCTAATTTAAAAACAGGACAGTGCCAGCATGGCAGGGTTGCAGGATAGAGAATAAAAGCCACCTTTCTGAGCATCAGTGATGCTACAAAGGCCTTAGGGAAAACCGTGGCCAGGTCTCTGGCCAGAAACTGGCTGTGCAGTTGATGTTAAGGGATTAAAAGTGATTTCTGTCATCCATCACACTGCGGAGATGGAATGTCATGGCCTTCCCCACTGTGGTGGTAGCACATGGAGAAGAAGCAGAAATGAAGGCTGACAGATCCCAgtgctgaagaaaaataaaggcaagttGTCCAGCCTGTTTATCTTTGCCTTTGCTCAGAGGGGCTGCAGTTACCACATTTAATGGAAGGTGAACATGCATGTCACTGTCAGCACTGGAGCTAAAGGGGAAAATAACAGCTGGGAGTTCAAGCCAGACCTGCTCATGCTCACTTTGGCAATTAAGTCAAACAGACCTGTGATAAGGAAAGTGGCTTATCGGAATTCAATGCCTTCTACCCTCCTGGGGATCTGCTTTATTTTGGAGCTGGTCTGTTTGCCCCAGAGGGATTATCAGGCCTTTAGCCTCCCTTGCATTTCTCCAGAGCTGTTTCTCAGTGTCTACGATGGTGCTCCTCCCAGGAAAAGGCACAATGCTTAATGCTCGCTAAATTCCTTAGTGATTCAGTCCATGCTCACTAAGCTGCGGATACTGCTGGAACTGTGAATCACTCTGTACTATCCCTGTCACTGGATTTGTGCCTCTCAGATGGTCCCTTGTTTAAAGCATCAGGAGTTTTTACCTTCCTCGCCTCCCCTTTTAACTGCATCTGGGCCTCTTGCACCTCTGGGGCTCTGCTCTTGAGTTTCCAGCATTTCCCTCACCTGCCAGCACAGCAAAGCATCTGCCAAGTGGCATTTCATGGGTCGATATAAACTCGGCCAGAGAACACAACAAAAAGCAAACGAGAGAAAACCTGCTTTCCCAGAAACAGCTCTTTTTATTAAATCATGTCTTAAAACCTAGAAACATTCATGTATTTGAAACCTGGTTATCATACACGAAGCAGCAGATAGTCTCAGAGAAACATGTTAACAGaggcagcagagatggctgatgTCTCCTGCACCACGGCCATGCCCCACGCCtgggcagcaggcagccagccagAAACAGCCTCGAAAACCAGGGACAGGCCTTTGGAGTAACTTTCTTCTGACTTCTCTAAGGAACCAACCTGCTGGTCCGGGACCCACCAAGACCCTGGAGCTTACAATCTCTGTTTTCAAAACTCTCCATTAACTTTAAGACAGTTTTGGCCCCAAACCAACATGTCTCAGGTTGAGCTCTCTAACCCAGAGGTTCTGTTGGGGCCAATGTTTCAAGCTCCTTGTGCATCCGTTCTGCCTTCAGCTTCCTGCTGAGATGGGGTAAGCAGAAGAGGGACCCGAGTGCTCGGACCCACCACCACGTGTGGACCCAGCCTCGTCTGAGCAGCGTGGAGCAGCACAGAGGTACACAGCCATGCTACCCTGCACTTGAGTTTGATTTTGAAAGGAGCGGGATGCTGTCAGCTGCCTCTGAAGtcagctgagagcagaggcagaaTCAGACTATAGAGTGCTTTATCTTCACATAGTTTGTCAAATGGTTGATTACTATTTACACTTGGATGGTTTGGCgtcttttccttctgttattttGACAActatgcttctttctttttctttttcttatttgagTGAAAGTAACTTTCTTGATTATCTCAGAGTTTAGGAGCATTACCAGATATAACCTATCCTTCTCAACAGTACCGGGTCCATTTTCAAAGCTTGCACTGTTACCTTTTTCACTTATTACTCACACATTACTCACAATAATGCCCCTAtcaccagcagctctgcagtagCAAAGGGAGGGCTCACAACTGGGCAAAGGAGCTGGAAATGAAAATTGGTGCCTGAACTCCAAGGGGAAACAGTAAAGATCCCAAAAGCTCAGTTCTGCTGTTGCTTGGTATTGCGGCTGAAGTCACCCCAGTTCCAGGAATAGTGTTGTTAAAGAACAACAGGAAACACACAGTGGAAAAACTACAGAGCCTCTTCTTGCTCATTCGGTACACTGCCAGCCTGGTTTCCTGGGATGGGGAATACCAGACTTGCTTGGTTTCTTCAGTCATCCCCGTCTTAACACCTAGCAAAAGGATGTCTCATTCAGCACAGGGGCCAGAGgaagcacaggggagcaggatCCATACTCAAAGAGCCTTGCTTGGCTGTACTTATCTCTGCTGCTTTTGGGGCATTTCAAATGTAAGGGCAAAGATACTCATCCTTGAATTCCCAGCTCTGTGCCGAGTTAAAAGGACTGTGTTTTCACACTAAAAAAATAGATTACAAGAAAAATTATCTCATAACCCCATGCTTTCTGTTGAAGCTTTCTGAATACCACCGGCATGCTTCTGTGCTGCAGTTGTCTCCCCAGGTAAGAAACGCTTCCCATGGACAAGTCAGCATGTCCCCTGCACACCCATGGGAGAAAAACACCACTCAAACACACTGAAACCCCACGgacagcaggagcaggcagaggctgtGCCCGTAGGTTACTGCTGTACATACTCGTGAATCACGGGAGGGGCCACCCAGGAACAGGGATGAAAGTTTGGCTCCATCAGCTGCTCGGGGGGTCTCTGTGAATATACGTTCGCTTTGCTCAAGGCTTCGCAATGTGGGTGGAGAGTCTCCTCTGGCTAAAGCTTATAGGGCCATTACTGCTGTGATTAATCACCAGTTCATTTGGATGCTGAGGTAATAAAGACCAGAGTGCCCCATTAACTAACCAAATATAGCCTATATCAATGTAAGACACTCCTAGATGGGTCTTATCTGACCTCAAGTATGTCAATTTTAAGGATACTCTACAAGCAATACAATAATGTGAAAAATTATTAGGTTGTATTAGTTCTTTAAAATTTACCAAACATTTCTAGAAAAATGCAATTTACCTT
Coding sequences:
- the TPRN gene encoding taperin isoform X2; the protein is MSSAEPPLGAGPRAQPAWKREILERKRAKLAGAGGCGGGEPEPPAGERLVVAESLGPLRENPFMRLESERRRLRQGLPGHGPGGARPLQQLLELYSAVPGIRTIRADNILIIESQPDAAACFAEGDALPGRRRDPAAGSSPPRRPDPLRELLARRGAALAEIRADQVVIYEAAEPPEAAEPGTVSRLLEKFGQRPRGRRRRGGEVLTGPGPGAVPGGAAAPPQVGPGSPRAAAPLQRGPGSPRVSAPKARAGSPQAVPAAPQPLPAPPRAAAPPAAPATPQPAVSQPAAPPQPAAPQPAPAPPRAVTPQPAAPQAAPASPGAAAPQAVPAAPKAAAAPQANCFLHKIGSNSFTVTPRGLPPGSRIPEAGTVPAGRPTLPKGPPVPSASAPHARANARRPKPEEAEAAVSPPPSASLAPSATGPTQPLSASAPRAGGSFEIHPAPKPDLAAIPAHDLQAQALAKLRLNSRNSFLFVPRREGSPALPPAQSARPGPPPSLEEKAPKEPPRASAPEQEEPVASPPAPLDPLVPVTYIDDIVEPDSGEVSPRASSAARTRSLVDQPGGAGPELEMEFSSVPLYRPHSAPHQRGGSTFTVVPKRKPVASGLQTLTDASGRPQQEEEEEEEESKGKGKAVEKADGPQAGVSHKKRYPTVNEIEVIGGYLSLERSCMSKTGSRRKKMKISFNETSLQTMFEYPSESSLAEEEEEEEGHASETEEDKSGTFYIPRPNSTLHPSTPNSDLSSYTPKHSVKFSEWQEQKYEEMPATEGPLLKEADSHGNEVMLTPAEKGGLSDFSSEPALYF
- the TPRN gene encoding taperin isoform X1, giving the protein MSSAEPPLGAGPRAQPAWKREILERKRAKLAGAGGCGGGEPEPPAGERLVVAESLGPLRENPFMRLESERRRLRQGLPGHGPGGARPLQQLLELYSAVPGIRTIRADNILIIESQPDAAACFAEGDALPGRRRDPAAGSSPPRRPDPLRELLARRGAALAEIRADQVVIYEAAEPPEAAEPGTVSRLLEKFGQRPRGRRRRGGEVLTGPGPGAVPGGAAAPPQVGPGSPRAAAPLQRGPGSPRVSAPKARAGSPQAVPAAPQPLPAPPRAAAPPAAPATPQPAVSQPAAPPQPAAPQPAPAPPRAVTPQPAAPQAAPASPGAAAPQAVPAAPKAAAAPQANCFLHKIGSNSFTVTPRGLPPGSRIPEAGTVPAGRPTLPKGPPVPSASAPHARANARRPKPEEAEAAVSPPPSASLAPSATGPTQPLSASAPRAGGSFEIHPAPKPDLAAIPAHDLQAQALAKLRLNSRNSFLFVPRREGSPALPPAQSARPGPPPSLEEKAPKEPPRASAPEQEEPVASPPAPLDPLVPVTYIDDIVEPDSGEVSPRASSAARTRSLVDQPGGAGPELEMEFSSVPLYRPHSAPHQRGGSTFTVVPKRKPVASGLQTLTDASGRPQQEEEEEEEESKGKGKAVEKADGPQAGVSHKKRYPTVNEIEVIGGYLSLERSCMSKTGSRRKKMKISFNETSLQTMFEYPSESSLAEEEEEEEGHASETEEDKSGTFYIPRPNSTLHPSTPNSADLSSYTPKHSVKFSEWQEQKYEEMPATEGPLLKEADSHGNEVMLTPAEKGGLSDFSSEPALYF